The window TCGGCCCAAACGCCACGCTGATCACCGGCGACATCGAAACGCAGGTCCGCGCTCTCAAGGCCCGCACCGACGGGCTCATCAGCGTCTCCGGCCCCCAGACTGCCGGCCTGATGACCCGACTGGGCCTGGTCGACGAATATCATCTGGTGCTGCGCCCCTTTGTCCTCGGCAAGGGCAAGCCATTATTCGCCGACGCCCGCCCGCCGCTGCGGCTCGTCTCCAGCAAACAACTCGACGACAACACACTGCACCTGGTCTACGAACCCCTCTAAGACACTGCCCGACCAGGCTGACACTCAGATCTTTCGTCGGCGTGTCGAGCCCAAGTAGATCTCTCTGGATTCAAAACGTGGTCGTTCGCGCAGGTAATTCGCTGAACCTTTCGCTGTCGAGAAAGTGATCAAAGCCGCGACTTAATCCAAGCGATGTCGGCCGGCGAAAAATGGTTCGCATCAAGATTCAGCTCTTTGCCATTGTCTACTCTGCGCAACTTCACCTTGCCTGCGCCGAATGAGATGAATTCTGCTTCTACAGTGAATTTGCCATCCGCGGATGTCCATGTTCGCACTGGTCGCGTCGGCTTGAGCGTATCTAATATTGGATGCGGATCTGGTTGAGACAGCGGCAATTGATTGTTCTCGGCACCATCGTGTTTGTTTGCCGACGCGGTGTCTACGGTGATCTGCCGATGCAATGTCGACGGCACTGGCAGTTTGCGAGAGTTTTCTGAAGTGCTGATGCGATGTGCCGCAGGAATATCAACGGGCTGTGGCTGCGAGCCAAACGCATTCCTCGGCGAATGCTGATGTGGGAGGTGATCCCGAGTTGTCAGTGCACCGAGACTCAACAAACCTCCGCAACCAACAAACACTCCAAGCGCAAGAACTCCTCCAACGACAACGCAGCCAATGCAACCTGTAGAGACGCCGCCGCCACTTGCTGGGCTCTTGTGGGATTGAGCGTTGGAACCAGCCTTCGCAGCTCCGAGAATTAAACCAACCAAGGCAAATAGGCCGAAAGGACCGAACTTACGACGACGGCCGCCGCGGGTTGTTGGAATTCCCGTAGCCCGCGCAAGTTTCTGCTTCGCGGCCGTGATTCCCAAGGCACGCTTCCAAGAGAAGCTAACACCAGGAATTCGAAATCCTTTTTTTCTACCCATTGTTTGGTGCCAAGTTGATTTCTACAAGTTCTCGCAAAGGCAATACAATGTTGCTGCTAATTTAGTTCAAGTTTTTCTTTGAATCGTTTGAATTGTCGACTCAAACTACACTCATGACCTTAACGGTTGCTTCAGCGACAGCCAGATCCTGAACGGCCGCGGCGATGG is drawn from Anatilimnocola floriformis and contains these coding sequences:
- a CDS encoding dihydrofolate reductase family protein gives rise to the protein MGKLILSMNVSLDGYVDDLDGGLVMGAPSAEVFRFWIEAIRDLAATIYGRRMYEVMRYWDEDRPEWNESLREFAVLWRRVPKWVVSSTLANVGPNATLITGDIETQVRALKARTDGLISVSGPQTAGLMTRLGLVDEYHLVLRPFVLGKGKPLFADARPPLRLVSSKQLDDNTLHLVYEPL
- a CDS encoding SHD1 domain-containing protein, with product MGITAAKQKLARATGIPTTRGGRRRKFGPFGLFALVGLILGAAKAGSNAQSHKSPASGGGVSTGCIGCVVVGGVLALGVFVGCGGLLSLGALTTRDHLPHQHSPRNAFGSQPQPVDIPAAHRISTSENSRKLPVPSTLHRQITVDTASANKHDGAENNQLPLSQPDPHPILDTLKPTRPVRTWTSADGKFTVEAEFISFGAGKVKLRRVDNGKELNLDANHFSPADIAWIKSRL